In a genomic window of Gammaproteobacteria bacterium:
- a CDS encoding long-chain-fatty-acid--CoA ligase has protein sequence MDKIWLKEYPQGVPAEINPDQYASLKAVFDESCRLYAALPAYSNLGTTLSYAELEKLSRQFGAYLQKVVGLKKGDRVALMMPNLLQYPVALFGVLRSGMVAVNVNPLYTERELEHQLKDSGAHTIVILENFASTLQAALPNADVQHVVVTAIGDLVPFPKRALVNFVVRKVKKMVPPWRIEGAVPFRTALAQGASHSMDEVQVTGTDVAFLQYTGGTTGVAKGAALTHRNMVANVLQASAWLGPHLTKGSEVVITALPLYHIFSLTANCLVFMKIGGHNILITNPRDMPGFMKELSKWKFTAITGVNTLFNGLLHTEGFDKLDFSGVKIALGGGMAVQRAVAAKWKQVTKSTLVEAYGLTETSPAACINPLDLKDYNGSIGLPIPSTDLSIRDDDGKELKVGEVGELCFKGPQVMRGYWQRPDETAKVLSADGWLRTGDVGRVDARGYVFIVDRKKDMILVSGFNVYPNEVEDVIAMHPGVREVAAIGVPDEHSGEVVKLLVVKKDPNLTEAALKDWAHKELTGYKRPKYIEFRNELPKSNVGKILRRELRDAELKRQKG, from the coding sequence ATGGACAAAATCTGGCTCAAGGAATATCCGCAAGGCGTGCCCGCCGAGATCAACCCGGATCAATACGCCTCGCTCAAGGCGGTATTCGACGAGAGCTGCCGGCTGTACGCGGCGCTGCCGGCGTATTCCAACCTCGGTACCACGCTGAGCTACGCCGAGCTCGAGAAACTCAGCCGCCAGTTCGGCGCCTATCTGCAAAAAGTCGTGGGGCTCAAGAAGGGCGACCGCGTCGCCCTCATGATGCCGAACCTCCTGCAGTATCCGGTGGCGCTGTTCGGCGTGTTGCGCAGCGGCATGGTCGCGGTGAACGTGAATCCGCTCTACACCGAGCGCGAACTCGAACATCAGCTCAAGGATTCCGGCGCGCATACCATCGTGATCCTGGAAAATTTCGCAAGCACGCTGCAGGCGGCGCTGCCGAATGCCGACGTGCAGCACGTGGTGGTGACGGCGATCGGCGACCTGGTGCCGTTTCCGAAGCGTGCGCTCGTGAATTTCGTGGTGCGCAAAGTGAAAAAGATGGTGCCGCCTTGGCGCATCGAGGGCGCCGTGCCATTTCGCACCGCGCTGGCACAAGGTGCATCACATTCTATGGACGAGGTGCAAGTCACCGGTACAGACGTCGCTTTTCTGCAATATACGGGAGGCACCACCGGTGTGGCCAAAGGTGCGGCACTCACGCATCGCAACATGGTGGCGAACGTCTTGCAGGCGTCGGCGTGGCTCGGGCCGCATCTGACCAAGGGCAGCGAAGTTGTGATTACGGCCCTGCCGCTCTATCACATCTTTTCGCTGACCGCGAACTGCCTGGTGTTCATGAAGATCGGCGGCCACAACATCCTGATCACCAATCCGCGCGACATGCCGGGATTCATGAAGGAACTTTCCAAATGGAAGTTCACCGCCATCACCGGCGTGAATACGCTGTTCAACGGCCTGCTGCACACCGAGGGATTCGACAAGCTGGATTTTTCCGGCGTCAAGATTGCCCTGGGCGGCGGCATGGCAGTGCAACGCGCGGTGGCGGCCAAGTGGAAACAAGTCACCAAGTCCACATTGGTCGAAGCTTACGGCCTCACCGAAACCTCTCCGGCCGCGTGCATCAATCCGCTGGACCTCAAGGATTACAACGGCAGCATCGGTTTGCCCATACCTTCCACGGATCTGTCCATCCGCGACGACGACGGCAAGGAACTCAAGGTCGGTGAAGTGGGCGAACTGTGCTTCAAGGGGCCACAGGTGATGCGCGGCTACTGGCAACGGCCGGATGAGACCGCCAAGGTGTTGTCGGCCGACGGCTGGCTGCGCACCGGCGACGTCGGGCGCGTGGACGCGCGTGGCTACGTGTTTATCGTGGACCGCAAGAAAGACATGATTCTGGTGTCGGGCTTCAACGTCTATCCCAACGAAGTCGAGGACGTGATCGCCATGCACCCGGGCGTGCGCGAAGTGGCGGCCATCGGCGTGCCCGACGAACACTCCGGCGAAGTCGTGAAACTCTTAGTCGTGAAAAAAGACCCGAACCTTACGGAAGCGGCGCTCAAGGACTGGGCCCACAAGGAACTCACCGGCTACAAGCGCCCGAAATACATCGAATTTCGCAACGAACTGCCCAAGTCCAATGTCGGGAAGATCCTGCGGCGGGAATTAAGGGATGCGGAATTAAAGAGACAAAAAGGATGA
- a CDS encoding SDR family NAD(P)-dependent oxidoreductase, translating to MNTATQRIAWITGGGSGIGRALTLRLARDRWTVAISGRRREMLEETVRLAGGKVHAFPLDVTDLTAVRQTVLRIEQQLGPIQLAVINAGLGRFLKLDELHAEIFAEHVRVNYLGAVHGFDALLPAMRARHTGHIVITASLAGYRGLPGGAAYAPTKAALISLAESLRFALEPEGICISVCNPGFIKTPMTEENHFRMPFLMDVDAAAERMYRGIRKRKFEIVFPLRLWLFARLGRCLPYSWYFRLMRGPRRRRRSVPQ from the coding sequence ATGAACACGGCGACACAGCGCATAGCCTGGATTACCGGCGGTGGCTCGGGCATCGGCCGGGCACTCACGCTGCGCCTCGCGCGCGACCGCTGGACCGTGGCGATATCGGGCCGGCGCCGCGAAATGCTGGAGGAAACCGTGCGTCTGGCGGGTGGCAAGGTCCACGCCTTTCCGCTGGATGTCACCGACCTCACGGCGGTACGTCAGACCGTGCTCCGCATCGAACAGCAACTCGGACCGATACAGCTCGCCGTGATCAATGCCGGACTCGGGCGTTTTCTCAAGCTCGACGAACTGCACGCGGAAATCTTCGCCGAGCACGTGCGCGTGAATTACCTCGGCGCCGTGCATGGCTTTGATGCGCTGCTGCCGGCGATGCGTGCGCGGCACACCGGCCACATTGTGATCACCGCGAGCCTCGCGGGTTACCGCGGCCTGCCGGGCGGCGCGGCCTACGCGCCCACCAAAGCCGCACTGATTTCGCTGGCGGAATCGCTGCGCTTCGCGCTCGAACCGGAAGGTATCTGCATATCGGTATGCAATCCCGGCTTCATCAAAACGCCGATGACCGAGGAGAACCACTTCCGCATGCCGTTCCTCATGGACGTTGATGCTGCGGCTGAACGCATGTACCGCGGCATACGCAAACGCAAATTCGAGATCGTGTTCCCGCTGCGGCTCTGGCTGTTTGCCAGGCTCGGACGCTGCCTGCCCTATTCCTGGTATTTCCGGCTGATGCGCGGCCCGCGCCGCCGGCGCCGGAGTGTCCCGCAATGA
- a CDS encoding OsmC family protein, with protein MSDQHAVHHYKAVCSWRGSTGAGYEAYDRSHELRAPPAPQTLPMSSDPTFRGDPARLNPEQLLVMAAASCQMLSFLAIAARARLDVVEYEDRAEGFMPEDDKPARITRIVLTPRIVLRGAADEARVRRLVDQAHHACYVANSLNSTIEITPEIVLQS; from the coding sequence ATGAGTGACCAACACGCGGTGCATCATTACAAGGCGGTGTGCAGCTGGCGCGGCAGCACTGGCGCGGGTTACGAGGCTTACGACCGCAGCCATGAGCTGCGCGCGCCGCCCGCGCCGCAAACCCTGCCCATGTCCTCGGACCCGACGTTTCGCGGCGATCCGGCGCGGCTCAATCCGGAACAACTGCTGGTGATGGCCGCGGCCTCCTGCCAGATGCTCTCGTTCCTCGCCATCGCGGCACGCGCACGACTCGACGTGGTGGAATACGAAGATCGCGCCGAGGGATTCATGCCGGAAGACGACAAGCCGGCGCGCATCACCCGCATCGTGCTCACGCCGCGCATCGTGCTGCGCGGGGCGGCGGATGAGGCGCGCGTGCGCCGGCTGGTGGACCAGGCGCATCACGCCTGCTATGTCGCCAACAGTCTCAACAGCACGATCGAGATCACGCCGGAAATCGTGCTCCAATCTTAA
- a CDS encoding glutamine amidotransferase — translation MKSLLAIRHVPFEDLGCLEVPLTEAGYAIRYVDAPTTDFAPLAQANWDLLVMLGGPIGVYEQKDYPFLRDELQLLEAHLKRHGPTLGICLGSQLVAHALGARVHKSRVVELGWKPLQLTAAGQDSSLRHFSAPVFHWHGDTFELPAGARLLASTESCPHQAFSVGSTLLALQFHPEVTAQGLEQWYVGHTGELRALGLPLAGLRQEAERYAPVMAQQSAEFLRDWLGIL, via the coding sequence ATGAAATCCCTGCTGGCCATTCGCCACGTGCCCTTCGAGGATCTGGGCTGCCTCGAGGTGCCGCTCACGGAAGCCGGCTACGCCATCCGTTACGTGGATGCACCGACCACGGATTTCGCGCCGCTCGCACAGGCGAACTGGGACCTGCTGGTGATGTTGGGCGGCCCGATCGGCGTCTACGAACAGAAGGATTACCCGTTTCTGCGCGATGAATTGCAGTTGCTGGAAGCGCATCTCAAACGCCATGGCCCGACGCTGGGGATTTGTCTCGGCAGCCAGCTCGTCGCGCATGCGCTGGGCGCGCGCGTGCACAAAAGCCGCGTCGTCGAGTTGGGCTGGAAACCGCTGCAACTCACCGCGGCGGGCCAGGATTCCTCGTTGCGGCATTTCAGCGCGCCGGTGTTTCATTGGCACGGCGACACGTTTGAATTGCCGGCGGGAGCACGCCTGCTCGCGTCCACGGAAAGCTGTCCGCATCAGGCGTTTTCCGTCGGCAGTACGCTGCTCGCGCTGCAGTTTCATCCGGAAGTCACGGCGCAGGGACTGGAACAATGGTACGTGGGGCACACCGGGGAGTTGCGCGCCCTCGGCTTGCCGCTCGCCGGCTTGCGCCAGGAGGCTGAACGTTACGCGCCGGTGATGGCACAGCAGTCCGCGGAATTTCTGCGCGACTGGCTGGGCATTCTCTGA
- a CDS encoding NUDIX domain-containing protein, translated as MSQARTHLSAGVAVLHETPAGRLFLLLRAWRYWDFPKGAVEPGETAIQAAIREVREETGLDDLEFLHNEVYAETAPYNRGKVARYYLARTRTEAVTLSANPVTGIREHMEYRWLDYRQATQLVTPRVKLILDWAESLAAGATPPAVNSDSAQNKQPHRE; from the coding sequence ATGAGCCAGGCCCGCACGCACTTGTCCGCCGGCGTAGCCGTGTTGCACGAGACACCGGCTGGCCGGCTGTTCCTGTTGCTGCGCGCCTGGCGCTACTGGGACTTCCCCAAGGGCGCGGTCGAACCCGGTGAAACGGCGATCCAGGCCGCCATCCGCGAAGTCCGCGAGGAAACCGGTCTGGACGATCTGGAATTCCTGCACAACGAGGTCTATGCGGAAACCGCACCGTACAACCGCGGCAAGGTCGCGCGTTACTATCTGGCGCGCACCCGCACCGAAGCGGTGACCCTGAGCGCCAACCCGGTTACCGGCATTCGCGAACACATGGAATACCGCTGGCTCGATTACCGGCAGGCCACGCAACTGGTAACGCCGCGTGTAAAATTGATTCTCGATTGGGCCGAATCGCTGGCCGCTGGCGCAACTCCGCCTGCGGTCAATTCGGACTCTGCACAGAACAAGCAACCGCACCGGGAGTGA
- a CDS encoding arylesterase has protein sequence MWKRILFISLWLFAAAAWAKPAPVILVMGDSLSAAYGIETEQGWVALLGQRLESKGYDWRVVNASVSGDTTAQGLTRLPLELQRHHPAIVILELGANDGLRGLSVTAMQQNLAHMIVLAQKAGAQVLLVGIYLPPNYGPEYTRKFAAVYPRLARKYRLPLVPFLLAGVAEHRDWMQADGLHPLAAAEPRVLANVWLKLEPLLKPRR, from the coding sequence ATGTGGAAACGTATCCTTTTTATAAGCCTGTGGCTGTTTGCCGCAGCCGCCTGGGCCAAACCCGCGCCCGTGATTCTGGTGATGGGCGACAGTCTGAGCGCCGCCTACGGTATCGAAACCGAGCAGGGCTGGGTAGCCCTGCTCGGGCAGCGTCTCGAGTCGAAAGGCTATGACTGGCGCGTGGTGAACGCGAGCGTCAGCGGCGACACCACTGCCCAGGGACTGACGCGCCTGCCGCTTGAATTGCAGCGTCACCATCCGGCCATCGTGATCCTGGAATTGGGCGCCAACGACGGGCTGCGCGGATTGTCGGTGACCGCCATGCAGCAAAACCTCGCGCACATGATCGTGCTGGCGCAGAAAGCCGGCGCCCAGGTGTTACTGGTCGGCATTTATCTGCCGCCCAACTACGGACCGGAATACACGCGCAAGTTCGCGGCGGTGTATCCGCGGCTGGCGCGCAAATATCGCCTGCCGCTAGTGCCGTTTCTGCTCGCGGGCGTGGCCGAACACCGCGACTGGATGCAGGCGGACGGCCTGCATCCGCTGGCAGCGGCCGAGCCACGGGTGCTGGCGAACGTCTGGTTGAAACTGGAACCGCTGTTAAAACCACGCCGTTGA
- a CDS encoding ABC transporter ATP-binding protein — protein MSSHEPLLRAEHLGKQVTSPNGVLTILDDVSFSIERGESVAIAGPSGSGKSTLLGLLAGLDVPTQGSVWLDGENLSALDEDQRAKRRARHIGFVFQSFHLLPGLTVLENVMLPLELAGARDPESAARTTLASVGLAERANYYPPKLSGGEQQRVAMARAYAGEPAILFADEPTGNLDAATGRLVIDLLFKLNAERHSTLVLVTHDTELAARCERLLNLHAGRLLPA, from the coding sequence ATGAGCAGCCATGAACCTCTGCTGCGCGCCGAGCATCTCGGCAAGCAGGTTACCAGTCCCAACGGCGTGCTGACCATCCTCGACGATGTGTCGTTCAGCATCGAACGCGGCGAATCGGTGGCCATCGCCGGGCCGTCGGGCTCCGGCAAATCCACGTTGCTGGGCCTGCTCGCCGGATTGGACGTACCCACGCAGGGGAGCGTGTGGCTGGACGGCGAAAACCTGAGCGCGCTCGATGAAGACCAGCGCGCCAAACGGCGCGCGCGGCACATCGGCTTCGTGTTCCAGTCCTTCCACCTGCTGCCGGGCCTGACCGTACTTGAAAACGTGATGCTGCCCCTGGAACTCGCGGGCGCGCGCGATCCGGAAAGCGCCGCGCGCACGACGCTCGCGAGTGTCGGCCTTGCGGAACGCGCCAACTACTATCCGCCCAAGCTTTCCGGCGGCGAACAGCAGCGCGTGGCCATGGCGCGCGCCTACGCCGGCGAACCCGCGATCCTGTTCGCCGATGAGCCCACCGGCAACCTCGACGCGGCCACCGGGCGGCTGGTGATTGATCTGCTGTTCAAGCTGAACGCGGAACGTCACAGTACACTGGTGCTGGTGACCCACGACACTGAGCTGGCGGCGCGCTGCGAACGTTTATTGAATCTGCACGCCGGCCGGCTGCTCCCGGCATGA
- a CDS encoding FtsX-like permease family protein encodes MLFRLSFRQFRRGLKSGELSVMALALVLALAAISAVGFFTDRAHIAVQEQAGVSLAADLVLSSSEPLPARFAEAAHQAGVRTAKVMDFPTVLVNGNRTALVDVHAVSDNYPLRGQVRLSDTPFGASRPTSTIPAQGTVWLEPRILTTLGLQVSDSVRVGNLQAHIGAVAAYLPDGGFGFSALAPKLLLNYNDLPATELVSANARVRYKLLMAGTPAVIAGLDKSFAGHLPAGVSMQDASDSRRELTDAIGRAQRFLALAALVAVLIAAVAVILAARRYATRYADTAAVLKCLGLTRRSVQGVLLLELLWLGIAAAVIGIAIGFLAQFGLVSVLKNLLPAAVPAPSFTPALSAFGIGLVLLLGFAWPPLMRLGDTPPARALRRDLAPPPVRGYVIYTAAIAATLLLAWWQAGELKLALYLLLGLVVTVAILGAGAFLLLLALQPLRHNAGAGWRYGLANLNRHRRNAVILVTAFGIGLMVLLLLGLVRTDLLRNWQNSLPPDAPNNFIVNIQPDQRAAIEKFFTEHGVTAPTLYPMVRARLTAINGVPVTQIHFRDERSRRMLNREANLSWSETLPPANTITAGHWWNAEQAQQPLASLEDDFAQQLHLKIGDELRFDLAGSPLDVTIGSLRKIQWDSFQPNFFIELTPSVLQNYPATWITSLYLPPEKSPMLADLVRQEPNLTIFDVGAILNTVRGLVDEAMLAVEYMFLFTLAAGVVVLLAAAQATRDERRFEAAVLRALGASGRLLRSATAVEYAALGFTAGVLGALAASIVSWILATRVFSLPWHPDWRVWVAGILAGTVIVAVSGLLATRRVLNAPPVETLREA; translated from the coding sequence ATGCTGTTTCGATTGTCGTTCCGCCAATTTCGCCGCGGTCTCAAAAGCGGTGAACTCTCGGTGATGGCGCTCGCGCTGGTGCTGGCGCTCGCCGCGATTTCCGCGGTGGGGTTCTTTACTGACCGTGCGCACATTGCCGTGCAGGAACAAGCGGGCGTGAGCTTGGCGGCGGACCTAGTGTTGTCGTCGAGCGAGCCGTTGCCCGCGCGTTTTGCCGAGGCCGCGCACCAAGCCGGCGTGCGCACCGCCAAGGTCATGGATTTCCCGACGGTGTTGGTCAACGGCAATCGCACCGCGCTCGTGGACGTGCACGCCGTCAGCGACAATTATCCACTGCGCGGCCAAGTACGGCTCAGCGACACGCCTTTCGGTGCGAGCCGTCCAACCAGCACAATTCCCGCGCAAGGCACGGTGTGGCTGGAGCCGCGCATCCTCACCACGCTCGGCTTGCAGGTGAGTGACAGCGTGCGTGTCGGCAATCTTCAGGCGCACATCGGCGCGGTGGCAGCGTATCTGCCGGACGGCGGTTTCGGCTTCAGCGCGCTCGCGCCCAAACTCTTGTTGAATTACAACGACCTGCCGGCGACCGAGCTGGTGAGCGCCAATGCACGCGTGCGTTACAAGCTGCTCATGGCGGGCACGCCTGCGGTAATCGCCGGGCTGGACAAAAGTTTTGCTGGCCACTTGCCTGCGGGCGTCAGCATGCAGGACGCGAGCGACAGCCGCCGCGAATTGACCGACGCCATCGGACGTGCGCAGCGTTTTCTGGCGCTCGCCGCATTGGTGGCGGTGCTGATCGCGGCCGTCGCGGTGATCCTGGCCGCGCGCCGCTATGCCACGCGCTACGCCGACACCGCGGCGGTACTCAAATGCCTGGGCCTCACGCGCCGCTCGGTGCAGGGGGTGCTGCTCCTCGAACTCCTGTGGCTCGGCATTGCCGCTGCGGTAATCGGAATCGCCATCGGTTTTCTCGCCCAGTTCGGGCTGGTGTCGGTGCTGAAAAACCTGCTGCCCGCCGCGGTACCGGCACCTTCATTCACCCCCGCGCTGTCGGCGTTCGGCATCGGCCTGGTGCTGTTGCTGGGTTTCGCCTGGCCGCCGCTCATGCGGCTCGGCGATACGCCGCCGGCGCGCGCGTTGCGCCGTGATCTCGCGCCGCCGCCGGTGCGCGGCTATGTCATTTACACCGCGGCCATCGCCGCTACGCTGCTGCTCGCCTGGTGGCAGGCGGGGGAACTCAAGCTCGCGTTATATCTGCTGCTGGGACTGGTCGTCACCGTCGCCATCCTGGGCGCGGGCGCGTTCCTGTTGCTGCTCGCGCTGCAGCCGCTGCGACACAATGCGGGCGCCGGCTGGCGCTACGGCCTTGCGAATCTCAACCGTCACCGGCGCAATGCCGTGATTCTGGTCACGGCCTTCGGCATCGGCCTGATGGTACTGCTGCTTCTCGGTCTGGTACGCACGGACCTGCTGAGGAACTGGCAAAACAGTCTGCCGCCGGATGCGCCGAACAATTTCATTGTCAACATCCAGCCGGATCAACGTGCCGCGATTGAAAAATTCTTCACGGAACACGGCGTCACCGCGCCCACGCTTTATCCGATGGTGCGCGCACGCCTTACCGCCATCAACGGCGTACCGGTCACGCAGATTCACTTTCGCGATGAACGCTCGCGACGCATGCTGAACCGCGAAGCCAACCTGAGCTGGTCCGAAACCCTGCCGCCCGCCAACACCATCACCGCCGGTCACTGGTGGAATGCCGAGCAGGCACAGCAGCCGCTCGCCTCGCTCGAAGACGATTTCGCGCAGCAACTGCATTTGAAAATCGGCGACGAACTACGCTTCGATCTCGCGGGTTCGCCGCTCGATGTAACCATCGGCAGCCTGCGCAAGATACAGTGGGATTCGTTCCAGCCGAATTTCTTCATCGAACTGACGCCGTCGGTGTTACAGAACTACCCCGCGACCTGGATCACCAGCCTGTATCTGCCGCCCGAGAAGTCCCCGATGCTCGCCGACCTGGTACGGCAGGAGCCCAATCTCACCATCTTCGACGTGGGCGCGATCCTGAACACCGTGCGCGGGCTGGTGGATGAGGCGATGCTGGCGGTGGAATACATGTTCCTGTTCACGCTTGCGGCCGGCGTGGTGGTGTTGCTGGCCGCGGCGCAGGCGACGCGCGATGAGCGGCGCTTCGAGGCCGCCGTGTTGCGCGCGCTCGGCGCCTCCGGCCGCCTGCTGCGCAGCGCCACCGCTGTGGAATACGCGGCGCTCGGATTCACCGCCGGCGTGCTGGGCGCGCTCGCGGCCAGCATCGTCAGTTGGATTCTGGCGACGCGCGTGTTCTCGCTCCCCTGGCATCCCGACTGGCGCGTATGGGTCGCCGGCATTCTCGCCGGCACCGTCATCGTCGCCGTCAGCGGCCTGCTCGCCACGCGGCGCGTGCTGAATGCGCCGCCGGTGGAGACGCTGCGGGAAGCTTAA
- a CDS encoding cytochrome P460 family protein yields MAKVILCFVGLITAAAFALPVRIVAAAAKADEHGPVYTADGRLIPPQGYYQWVFVTSDLGMSYNEESGTDNQPPFSNVFVNPAAYRSFLKTDTWPDKTVLVKEFRPSATDGSINHHGYFQSGKALAVLVHVKDEKRFKGGWAFFAFGDDALDKPARQIPTSADCYSCHEANGAVDTTFVQFYPTLLPVAGKHSTLSASYLKEEAKRAESRKSQ; encoded by the coding sequence ATGGCTAAAGTGATACTTTGTTTTGTGGGTCTCATCACGGCAGCGGCTTTCGCCTTGCCGGTTCGGATCGTGGCCGCAGCCGCAAAGGCGGATGAACACGGACCTGTGTATACGGCCGATGGCCGGCTGATCCCGCCGCAGGGCTACTACCAATGGGTGTTCGTAACGTCAGACCTGGGCATGAGCTATAACGAAGAAAGCGGCACAGACAATCAGCCGCCGTTTTCCAATGTCTTCGTCAATCCGGCCGCCTATCGCAGCTTCCTCAAGACCGACACCTGGCCCGACAAGACCGTGCTCGTGAAGGAGTTTCGCCCGTCCGCCACCGATGGCTCAATCAACCACCACGGTTATTTCCAGAGCGGCAAGGCACTCGCGGTGTTGGTTCACGTCAAAGACGAGAAACGTTTCAAGGGTGGTTGGGCATTCTTTGCTTTCGGGGACGATGCGCTGGACAAACCGGCCAGACAGATACCGACCAGCGCGGATTGTTACAGTTGTCATGAGGCCAACGGCGCGGTGGATACCACCTTCGTCCAGTTCTATCCCACCTTGCTACCGGTTGCCGGGAAACACTCGACGCTCAGCGCAAGCTATCTCAAAGAAGAGGCAAAGCGCGCAGAATCGCGCAAATCGCAGTAG
- a CDS encoding heavy metal-binding domain-containing protein — translation MIVVTSENVAGYRVKETKGQAFGLVVRSRGLGGNIMAGLRSLKGGEITEYTEMLEEARRHAVDRLVQNAATMGANGIVMMRFDSSEIGQTMSEIVAYGTAVVLEKAG, via the coding sequence ATGATCGTCGTGACATCTGAAAACGTCGCCGGTTACCGCGTCAAGGAAACCAAGGGCCAGGCCTTCGGCCTCGTCGTGCGCAGCCGGGGGCTCGGCGGCAACATCATGGCGGGACTGCGCTCGCTCAAGGGCGGCGAAATCACCGAGTACACCGAGATGCTCGAAGAGGCGCGACGCCATGCAGTGGATCGCCTGGTGCAGAACGCCGCGACCATGGGCGCCAACGGCATCGTGATGATGCGCTTCGATTCCTCGGAAATCGGCCAGACCATGAGCGAGATCGTGGCCTACGGCACCGCGGTGGTGCTGGAAAAGGCCGGCTGA
- a CDS encoding D-2-hydroxyacid dehydrogenase, with the protein MHGVFLDLDTVSREGDVDLALLRKVLTQMRTFAATPAEQVASRVADAEVVITNKVKLGAATIAQLPRVRLVCVAATGTNNIDLEAARARGIAVANVPAYSTLSVVQQVFAFVLALTQHLKEYETLLQQGAWRRAPQFTLLDYPIRELAGKTFGILGYGDIGRAVARVAEALGMQVVIAARNSADTRPGRLPLAQLLPQVDVLSIHVPLLPETRNLIGAGELARMKHDALLINCARGGIVDEPALAEALRAHRLGGAGVDVLSEEPPVHGNPLLAPGIPNLIVTPHTAWATREARQRVINEMALNIDAFAKGGKRNRVA; encoded by the coding sequence ATGCACGGGGTATTTCTGGATCTCGATACCGTGAGCCGCGAGGGCGACGTGGACTTGGCGCTGCTGCGGAAAGTGCTGACCCAGATGCGTACATTCGCCGCCACACCCGCGGAACAGGTGGCATCGCGAGTCGCGGACGCCGAGGTGGTCATCACCAACAAGGTGAAACTCGGGGCCGCGACGATCGCACAGTTGCCTCGCGTGCGGCTCGTATGCGTGGCGGCCACCGGCACCAACAACATAGACCTGGAAGCCGCGCGCGCACGTGGCATCGCGGTCGCCAACGTGCCGGCGTATTCGACGCTGTCGGTGGTGCAGCAGGTGTTCGCGTTCGTGCTGGCGCTCACCCAGCATCTCAAGGAATACGAGACGCTGCTGCAGCAGGGTGCGTGGCGGCGCGCGCCGCAGTTCACGCTGCTGGATTACCCCATCCGCGAACTCGCGGGCAAGACCTTCGGCATTCTGGGCTATGGCGATATCGGCCGTGCGGTGGCGCGCGTCGCCGAAGCGCTGGGCATGCAGGTGGTGATCGCCGCGCGCAATTCCGCCGACACCCGCCCGGGCCGCCTGCCGCTCGCGCAACTGCTGCCGCAGGTGGACGTGCTCAGCATTCACGTGCCGCTGCTGCCCGAAACCCGCAACTTGATCGGTGCCGGGGAGCTTGCGCGCATGAAGCACGATGCGCTGCTTATCAACTGCGCGCGCGGCGGCATCGTGGACGAGCCGGCGCTGGCCGAGGCGCTGCGTGCGCATCGCCTGGGCGGCGCAGGTGTGGACGTGCTCTCCGAAGAACCGCCGGTGCACGGCAATCCGCTGCTCGCGCCCGGCATTCCCAACCTCATCGTCACGCCGCACACAGCCTGGGCGACGCGCGAAGCGCGCCAGCGGGTCATCAACGAAATGGCCCTGAATATCGACGCTTTTGCCAAAGGCGGGAAGCGCAATCGCGTGGCGTAG
- a CDS encoding uracil-DNA glycosylase family protein has product MTENLTHLLAAVRACRACEGKIPEPRPVLNAHRDARVLIVGQAPGRKVHETGIPWNDASGERLRAWLNVDPAAFYNPRYFAIIPMGFCYPGKGKSGDLPPRPECARLWLPRLLAELPHIELKILIGRYAQAHYLGARCKATLTETVRHWREYWPEYLPLPHTSPRNIGWFKANPWLEKEVIPALRRHPAMRAIRKELH; this is encoded by the coding sequence ATGACTGAAAACCTGACACACCTGCTGGCCGCGGTGCGCGCCTGCCGCGCCTGTGAAGGCAAGATCCCCGAGCCGCGTCCGGTGCTGAACGCGCACCGCGATGCGCGCGTCTTGATCGTCGGCCAGGCGCCGGGTCGCAAGGTACACGAGACCGGCATTCCCTGGAACGATGCGAGCGGTGAGCGCCTGCGCGCGTGGCTCAACGTGGACCCGGCCGCATTCTACAACCCGCGTTACTTCGCGATTATCCCCATGGGCTTTTGTTATCCAGGCAAAGGCAAATCCGGCGATCTGCCGCCGCGGCCCGAATGCGCGCGGTTATGGTTGCCGCGCCTGCTGGCCGAGCTGCCGCACATCGAGCTCAAGATCCTGATCGGCCGGTACGCGCAGGCGCATTACCTCGGCGCTCGCTGCAAGGCCACGTTGACTGAAACGGTGCGTCATTGGCGCGAATACTGGCCCGAGTACCTGCCCTTGCCGCACACTTCGCCACGCAACATCGGCTGGTTCAAAGCCAATCCCTGGCTTGAAAAAGAAGTCATCCCCGCGCTCCGCCGTCACCCGGCGATGCGCGCCATCCGCAAGGAGCTGCATTGA